GGCCGATGATGACGAGCGCCAGGGGCAGCGTCGCCAGCGCCGGCCGCGGGGCCAGACCGCGCCCGACTATGCCGCCGATGAAGATCATCATCGACATGGCCGACAGCCCCAGCGCCTGCGCGACACCGAGCACGCCGAGGTTGAACACGTCGGCTGGCGGTGTGGCCCGACTCTGCATGCGCCGTCAGTCTATCGGAGTTCGCGCGCGCCCGTCGCGCGGCCGACGCACCGGGTTGGCACCGCACGTCGCCGCCGCATGACGTCGTGCTGACCGGTCCGCGCGGCACCGGCAAGACGGTGCTCATCAACTGCCCCTCGCGACGAGCTGTCGTGATGCGCGCTGGGCAGAGGTGCCAGAGGGTCTCTGCCGACTACGGCGACAGTGTCCTGCACACGGTAGACCACCGTGCAGGCGCGGGCTGCCGCCGCAGAGTAGACACTTCACACTTGGAGGTGTACATTTTTCGGATGGGAGTGATCACGGCAAAGGCGTTGAAGCAGCACACCGGAGACTTCATCAAGCGATTGCGCGCCGGAGAGCCCTTCGTGCTTACTTACCGCGGCAAGCGAATCGGCGTGGTGACACCATGCACCGACGACCAGGGGGAGGTTTCATCACAGTCGGCCGACGAACGCTGGGCGGAGGTCGAAGCGGCTCTCGCACAGTCCGAGCCGGCGTTTCCGGACTGGTCGCAGGCCACGGCATGGATCAGGGACCGTACCTGATCGACACCAACGTGTTCGTGATCGACC
This genomic interval from Spirochaetaceae bacterium contains the following:
- a CDS encoding type II toxin-antitoxin system prevent-host-death family antitoxin, with amino-acid sequence MGVITAKALKQHTGDFIKRLRAGEPFVLTYRGKRIGVVTPCTDDQGEVSSQSADERWAEVEAALAQSEPAFPDWSQATAWIRDRT